A genomic window from Salvelinus sp. IW2-2015 linkage group LG13, ASM291031v2, whole genome shotgun sequence includes:
- the hacl1 gene encoding 2-hydroxyacyl-CoA lyase 1 yields MEDVTGAQLVAEALKAQNVEYMFGIVGVPVIEVAMAAQASGIKYVGMRNEQAACYAASAVGYLTGRPGACLVVSGPGLIHALGGMANANMNCWPVIVIGGSSDQNQETTGAFQEFPQVEACRLYSKFSARPSSLDMISSVIEKAVRTSMYGRPGAVYVDISGDMVNAKVDRSRVREVPCCPPPPVSMADHIAITEALAVLKGAKRPLLIIGKGAAHGRAEGALRELVEGCGLPFLPTPMGKGVLPDDHPNCVAAARSRALLQSDVVVLLGARLNWILHFGIPPRFDPHVKVIQVGQSSPVGLFLNFIFRIPDFLLIMF; encoded by the exons ATGGAAGATGTGACAGGCGCTCAGCTCGTTGCTGAGGCACTAAAAGCTCAG AATGTAGAATATATGTTTGGAATAGTTGGTGTTCCAGTCATTGAAGTGGCTATGGCAGCTCAAGCCTCAGGAATCAAGTATGTGGGAATGCGCAATGAACAAGCC GCTTGCTATGCTGCATCTGCTGTTGGTTACCTCACTGGACG TCCAGGGGCTTGTCTGGTTGTGTCTGGACCGGGACTCATCCATGCTCTTGGTGGAATGGCCAACGCTAACATGAACTGCTG GCCTGTGATTGTTATTGGAGGCTCCTCCGATCAAAACCAGGAGACCACTGGGGCGTTTCAAGAGTTTCCACAG GTGGAGGCGTGCAGACTGTACAGTAAGTTCTCAGCTAGGCCCAGCAGTCTGGATATGATCTCCTCAGTGATAGAGAAG GCAGTACGCACTAGCATGTATGGACGTCCCGGTGCTGTATACGTAGACATATCTGGGGACATGGTCAATGCTAAAGTGGACAGGAGCAGAGTCAG AGAGGTGCCCTGTTGTCCACCTCCTCCAGTGAGTATGGCTGACCATATCGCGATCACAGAAGCACTGGCTGTCCTAAAAGGAGCCAAACGACCTTTACTCATCATTGGGAAAG GTGCAGCCCATGGAAGAGCAGAGGGGGCTCTGAGGGAGCTGGTGGAGGGGTGTGGCCTGCCCTTCCTGCCCACCCCCATGGGTAAAGGGGTGCTGCCTGACGACCACCCCAACTGTGTTGCTGCTGCCCGCTCCAG AGCTCTGCTCCAGTCTGATGTTGTGGTCCTACTTGGTGCCAGGCTCAACTGGATCCTGCACTTTGGCATTCCCCCCAGGTTTGACCCCCATGTAAAGGTCATCCAAGTAGGTCAAAGTTCACCAGTAGGGttgtttttaaattttattttcagGATTCCAGATTTTCTGCTTATTATGTTCTGA